In Fibrobacter sp. UWB2, one DNA window encodes the following:
- a CDS encoding putative peptidoglycan glycosyltransferase FtsW, producing the protein MNKLLLFVTLALMCFGCVAVYSASAPVALSKNLPAEYYLKAHLVKVLAAAVIIGVFYKIDYALWKVSARLVFGVGAILTLAAIVSGGAVKGASRWIFGIQPSEILKFGFIIWVCSKLSNAGDEIKSIKCTVIQPGVPMLISAILLALQPNFSMLIMFGSLLLVMLVIAGANYKYVGISLLACIPVGILVLLKKAHTSRRITGFLSGDGTKSDAMYQVDHALEALGNGGIFGTGVGLGEQKLGYLPEAYKDVVYAVIGEEFGFIGTFLVLVAFAILFSQGYNIARGATTRFGRYLAVALTTSIFMNFVIHICVCVRLIPPTGQPLPFISFGGTNLLMTAAFIGVLLNISRPTSGKSIREPYMSSPMTFETGRFMNFRTRRSSI; encoded by the coding sequence ATGAACAAGCTCCTGCTATTTGTCACATTAGCATTAATGTGCTTTGGCTGTGTTGCTGTCTATTCTGCATCTGCGCCTGTGGCACTTTCGAAGAATTTGCCTGCGGAATATTATCTCAAGGCGCATCTTGTCAAGGTCTTGGCGGCAGCCGTGATTATCGGCGTGTTCTACAAGATTGATTATGCGCTGTGGAAGGTTTCTGCTCGCCTTGTCTTTGGCGTCGGTGCCATTTTGACGTTGGCGGCTATTGTCTCGGGCGGTGCGGTGAAGGGTGCGTCACGCTGGATTTTCGGTATCCAACCGTCCGAAATCTTGAAGTTTGGCTTTATCATCTGGGTTTGCTCGAAACTTTCGAACGCCGGTGACGAAATCAAGTCAATCAAGTGTACTGTTATCCAGCCGGGTGTACCGATGTTGATCTCGGCGATTTTGCTTGCTCTGCAACCGAACTTTTCGATGCTTATCATGTTCGGTTCCCTCTTGCTTGTGATGCTTGTTATTGCAGGCGCAAACTACAAGTACGTTGGAATTTCCCTTTTGGCATGTATCCCGGTGGGAATTCTCGTGCTCTTGAAGAAGGCGCATACAAGCAGACGTATCACGGGATTCCTCTCGGGTGACGGGACTAAGAGCGATGCGATGTATCAGGTGGACCATGCCCTTGAAGCTCTTGGGAATGGCGGTATTTTTGGAACGGGTGTTGGCTTGGGTGAACAGAAACTTGGCTACTTGCCCGAAGCCTATAAGGATGTGGTGTACGCTGTGATTGGTGAAGAATTTGGTTTTATCGGGACTTTCCTTGTGCTTGTCGCCTTTGCGATCCTCTTTTCGCAGGGCTACAACATTGCAAGGGGGGCGACGACTCGTTTTGGCAGGTATTTGGCTGTGGCGCTTACGACTTCGATTTTTATGAATTTTGTCATCCACATTTGCGTGTGCGTAAGGCTTATCCCGCCGACGGGTCAGCCGCTTCCGTTCATCAGCTTTGGCGGAACGAACTTGTTGATGACAGCCGCGTTTATTGGAGTTTTGCTGAATATTTCTCGCCCGACAAGCGGCAAGAGCATTCGCGAACCTTATATGAGCAGCCCGATGACATTTGAAACGGGTCGGTTTATGAATTTTAGGACAAGAAGGAGTTCTATATGA
- the murF gene encoding UDP-N-acetylmuramoyl-tripeptide--D-alanyl-D-alanine ligase — MLKLDLTIGEMLEILETEAVGVPARTLKRKVNLCMDSRESAKGVVFWPIKGARFDAHQFVSQMEKDGALMSVVNQTAIDPNFKMYAPVEDTTKALLKLAKGYQRLFKLKKVAITGSNGKTTTKEMTKAVLSMKYNTHATKGNFNNHIGVPMTLFQLKHSHEAAVVEMGTSGPDEIRPLSLATEPDIAVITNIGASHLERLGDLDGVFNEKINITAGLKKGGTLIVNADDERLCKVKATKNYKVVTFGVRRGILKPEKLKWTENLCADFYIGRTHFVLNVPGDHNLYDALAAIAVGEALRIPKGDIAKALASFTSTSMRMEIKAANGFKVISDCYNANPSSTKMALQTLGNMRVEGKRIAVLGDMLELGKESGNLHKQIGALVPEMNFDMLLAVGKEAKKYVEGAKSRGMKNVQYFESVPEVISQLSETVAEGDVLLVKGSRGMHMEQVVDALLHMVPVFKV, encoded by the coding sequence ATGCTGAAGCTTGATTTGACTATTGGAGAAATGCTCGAGATTCTGGAAACCGAAGCTGTCGGCGTTCCGGCTCGCACCTTGAAACGCAAGGTGAATCTCTGCATGGATTCTCGTGAAAGTGCCAAGGGCGTCGTCTTTTGGCCGATTAAGGGTGCTCGCTTTGACGCCCACCAGTTTGTATCTCAAATGGAAAAGGATGGAGCTCTGATGAGCGTTGTAAACCAAACTGCTATCGATCCGAATTTCAAGATGTACGCTCCGGTCGAAGATACGACGAAGGCTCTCTTGAAACTGGCCAAGGGCTATCAAAGACTTTTCAAGTTGAAGAAGGTCGCCATTACAGGTAGTAACGGCAAGACCACTACAAAGGAAATGACGAAGGCTGTACTTTCGATGAAGTACAACACCCATGCAACTAAGGGTAACTTCAACAACCATATCGGTGTCCCGATGACGTTGTTCCAGCTGAAGCACAGCCACGAAGCCGCTGTTGTCGAAATGGGTACGAGTGGTCCGGACGAAATTCGCCCGCTTTCGCTGGCTACGGAACCGGATATTGCCGTGATTACGAACATTGGCGCAAGCCACTTGGAACGCCTCGGCGATTTGGACGGCGTGTTCAACGAAAAAATCAACATTACGGCTGGCCTCAAGAAGGGCGGCACGTTGATTGTGAACGCTGATGATGAACGCCTCTGCAAGGTGAAGGCCACCAAGAATTACAAGGTCGTCACGTTCGGTGTCCGCCGCGGTATCCTCAAGCCCGAAAAGCTCAAGTGGACCGAAAACCTCTGCGCTGATTTCTACATCGGCCGTACGCACTTTGTGTTGAATGTTCCGGGTGACCATAACCTTTATGACGCTCTCGCCGCAATTGCCGTGGGCGAAGCTCTCCGCATCCCGAAGGGTGATATTGCAAAGGCTTTGGCAAGCTTTACCTCTACGAGCATGCGCATGGAAATCAAGGCCGCAAACGGCTTCAAGGTGATTTCGGACTGCTACAACGCCAACCCGTCTTCGACGAAGATGGCGCTCCAGACGCTCGGCAACATGCGTGTCGAAGGCAAGCGCATTGCTGTGCTTGGCGATATGCTCGAACTCGGCAAGGAAAGTGGCAATTTGCACAAGCAGATTGGCGCCTTGGTGCCCGAAATGAATTTTGACATGCTCCTTGCTGTCGGCAAGGAAGCAAAGAAGTATGTGGAAGGCGCGAAGTCCCGTGGCATGAAGAACGTGCAGTATTTCGAATCTGTCCCGGAAGTCATTAGCCAGTTGAGCGAAACTGTCGCCGAAGGGGATGTCCTTTTGGTGAAGGGCAGCCGCGGTATGCACATGGAACAGGTGGTCGATGCACTCCTCCACATGGTGCCGGTATTCAAGGTTTAA